Genomic segment of Paenibacillus sp. FSL R5-0912:
CGGGGCGAATCTGTTTGTGTCGAAGTTTGAGAATTGCAAGATGATTGGTTCCGATTTTGCGAATGCCTATATGGATGGGATTACTCTCACCGGAGGGGACTGGGCTTATACGAATCTGCGCCATCTGAATCTCAGCAGGCAGGATCTGCGGGGCATCCGGTTCGCCGAGGCGGATATGCAGGGCTGCAATTTGCAAAAAGCGGACCTGCGCGGTGCCGACTTAAGCCGTGTACAGCTTGCGCAGTGCCAGCTTGCAGGGGCGGATCTGCAGGGTGCCAAGCTTGAGGGGATAGACCTGAAGAGTCTTGATCTTAAAGGGGTAAGGCTGGATGTGGAGCAGGCTGTGCTGCTGGCGCGCTCGATGGGAGCCAAGGTCGGATAACCGGAGGGGCTGGCCGGTTATTCCCTATACACCTGCATAGGTGAAGCAACAAAGGAACTGCCGCCCCGGAACGGGACGGCAGGGCTGCAGTTTTTGTTGGGGCTGCTTTATGTAACCTGGTGAAGAATTAGAGGCTATAGAGTGAAGCCATGCAATCTACGAACATTTTGTTGTACTGGGAACGGGTCAGATCGCTGGAAGAGGCAATATCTCTGCCAAGGAACTCAAACCAGGTAATTTCCGTGCCGTCTTTTTTATAGAGGAATCTCTGGTGTTCAATGGCAAAAACCTCATTCTCATAAGAAGGGACATGCTCAAATTTCAGCTCGGTCCCCTGTTTCTCCGATATAAGCGTTGCCAGCAGAATAAGCATTTTGAACGGATCATCATACATTTCAAATTGTTCTGTCATCATCAATCACTCCTTAAGGTGGCATGTGCTACAGAGCAGATTATACTATAATGCCACAAAGTAAACACTATCATCCGCCCAACTCCGCACAATATTGATACAACATATGAGCTAAATTAAGGAAATCGGAAAGTCTGCCGGTAGCTGTATTATATTTCCCCTGATTCCTTCCGATAAATAATTATCGACGCTTTTCGACATTGAGTGTGCTTCCAGGCAACCTCGGCGGTCGGTGCTACGAAAAGGTCTTCCGAAGAGGAGAATGTGAATGTCTTTAAATCTGCGTACGTTATTTGCAACGGCTTTTGCGGTCATTATTATCCTATTAACGGCGTTGCTCAGCTATGTTATCGGCCACCGGTCTACTCAGTCCGTAGAGATCAGCATTGGCAGCTCTCTGGCAGAAGAAGCCTACCAAATGTCTGAGAAGCTTGATCATTTCATGTGGTCACGTTCCGGAGAAGTCGAGGTACTCAGCAAGCTTAATGCGTTTCAGGAGCCGGTTGACTCCTCAGAGATCAGCGGATTGCTTCATCAGCTGAAGAAGAGTCTGCCGGTGTTCACCTGGGTGGGTTTCCTCGATAATAAAGGGAATGTCCTTTCTTCCACAGATCATATTCTCCAGGGTACGAATGTTAGCCAGAGGCCGGTGTTTCAGGAAGGCCTGAAGGGGACCTTTACCGGTGATGTCCATGATGCGGTGCTGCTCTCCAAGCTGCTTCCCAATCCTACCGGCGAAGCCTTACAGTTTGTGGATGTTAGCGTGCCGGTTATTGACAAGCAAGGCCGGACAAGCGGTGTACTGGCCGCACACCTCAGCTGGGAGTGGTCGCGTGAAGTCGAGGCTTCCATTGTGACTCCGCTTAAGGAGCGCCTGAAGGGCGTGGAAGTGTTTGTAGTCAGCAGGAAAGATGACACAATCCTTCTGGGTCCTGAAGCGCTTGTCGGCAAAAGAATGCCGCAAGAAGTGCTGCAAAAAGCCCGTAGCGGAAATAGCTCATGGATTATTGAACAGGAGCGGAATCAGGACTCCTATCTGACCGGCTACGCATACGGAGACGGCTATCTGAATTACCCCGGGCTGGGCTGGTCGGTTATTATCCGCCAGCCTGCGGATATTGCTTTTGCCTCGGTGCATCAGCTTGAGCGCTTCATTCTGATCAGCGGACTGATCACCGCAGTTGTCTTCGCGGTTATCGGATGGCTGCTGGCCGGATGGATCAGCCGTCCACTGAGGAACATTACCCGTACAGCCGACCTGCTCAGCTCCGGCGCTGATGTGGAGATTCCATCTTCGACCCGGTTCAAAGATGTAGCGATTCTGTCTGCGTCACTGCGCAACCTGGTGAATAATCTGACCAAAACAGAGAACAAGCTGAGCTATATGTCGGATATGGCGCTGCATGACAAGCTTACGGGCTTGCCCAACCGGGCAGCACTGGATGAATTTCTGGCCCATGCGGTCAGCAAAACCAAGCAGAGCCGCACAACGCTTAGTTTCTTATACCTTGATCTGGACGGCTTCAAAAAAATAAATGATACCTGCGGCCATGCAATCGGCGACGCTTTGCTGCAGGAGGTAGCCTTCAGACTGGTGGATTGTACACGTGATAATGAAATCGTAGTCCGGCTGGGCGGCGATGAGTTCGTCATTATTCTTAATACTTCTGCCGGTAAACCTATGAAGGAGGCAGAAATTGTGGCTTCACGGATTATCAGTAAAATCAATTTGCCTATTGTGATCAGAGGTGAGAATCTGCATGTCGGCTGTAGTGTAGGCGCGGCAGTATGGACACCGGACGGGGGCAGCGACATCGTTGAAACCCTGCGGCTGGCGGATGAAGCGTTATACATTTCCAAGCGGAGCGGAAAGAACCGGATTACCTTCGAAGCGGCTTCTTAAGTGATCCAGCGCAAGTTCATATACGCAGCGAATAACCTCTCTCCGTCAAATGACGGAGAGAGGTTATTCGGCATTCTAGTTATAGAGAACTATATGCAAATATGTATCTAACGAATTCAGCGTAATCTCTTGCGTGGCTTAGACCACCATTTAATCCACAGAAATCCTTCGTCATCACGGAAAAACTTAATACCTATCCAACTAAGCGGTGTCCAGAACTCCTTAAAATAATATGACGGCATAGTAAATTAGTCCCTCCGATATAGTTAATTATTACTAGTTTACGCTACGATGGAAGATTTCACAATACTTTTTTTGCTTATAATTACCATATTATGCATTAGCCCGGTTTTTTCAGGACCTCAGGCATATGATGCTAAGGAAAGACATAAACGACGGCACAGGCTGAGGGAGGAATTGCAATGGGAGAGAATGTGGCTGGTTACGGCTAT
This window contains:
- a CDS encoding sensor domain-containing diguanylate cyclase gives rise to the protein MSLNLRTLFATAFAVIIILLTALLSYVIGHRSTQSVEISIGSSLAEEAYQMSEKLDHFMWSRSGEVEVLSKLNAFQEPVDSSEISGLLHQLKKSLPVFTWVGFLDNKGNVLSSTDHILQGTNVSQRPVFQEGLKGTFTGDVHDAVLLSKLLPNPTGEALQFVDVSVPVIDKQGRTSGVLAAHLSWEWSREVEASIVTPLKERLKGVEVFVVSRKDDTILLGPEALVGKRMPQEVLQKARSGNSSWIIEQERNQDSYLTGYAYGDGYLNYPGLGWSVIIRQPADIAFASVHQLERFILISGLITAVVFAVIGWLLAGWISRPLRNITRTADLLSSGADVEIPSSTRFKDVAILSASLRNLVNNLTKTENKLSYMSDMALHDKLTGLPNRAALDEFLAHAVSKTKQSRTTLSFLYLDLDGFKKINDTCGHAIGDALLQEVAFRLVDCTRDNEIVVRLGGDEFVIILNTSAGKPMKEAEIVASRIISKINLPIVIRGENLHVGCSVGAAVWTPDGGSDIVETLRLADEALYISKRSGKNRITFEAAS
- a CDS encoding pentapeptide repeat-containing protein, whose amino-acid sequence is MYQYHNETFQNHNFDYANMQDGEINGCTFEHCSFRGASMEEMTSTGCRFVDCDFTGALLNASLHRDGAFTNCKFTGANLFVSKFENCKMIGSDFANAYMDGITLTGGDWAYTNLRHLNLSRQDLRGIRFAEADMQGCNLQKADLRGADLSRVQLAQCQLAGADLQGAKLEGIDLKSLDLKGVRLDVEQAVLLARSMGAKVG